In a genomic window of Zingiber officinale cultivar Zhangliang chromosome 9B, Zo_v1.1, whole genome shotgun sequence:
- the LOC122023156 gene encoding double-stranded RNA-binding protein 8-like: protein MHSDYSLPSGSLLATFSSPCTSNMDFEGVMLTEDTDKINDRTIEKSSDNAKGVQSCYVFKSRLQEYAQKVGIPTPVYQTLKEGPSHEPVFKSTVIVKDVRYDSLPGFFNRKAAEQSAAEIALSEIHKSGLMTENMPTVHETGLCKNLLQEYAQKMNYAIPSYICTKSSSGATPFICTVEIGGIQYIGAAARTKKEAEIKAARTALLAIQSQSKAGIDGACQYTVLPGKRKVKELKAETEVMKKIKSKKSSFRKKWSKNMLHP, encoded by the exons ATGCATTCTGACTATAGCCTCCCGAGTGGCAGTCTCCTCGCGACGTTTTCCTCTCCAT GCACGTCAAATATGGATTTTGAAGGGGTGATGCTGACAGAAGACACTGATAAAATTAATGATCGAACAATTGAAAAGAGTTCTGACAATGCCAAAG GGGTACAAAGTTGCTATGTTTTCAAGAGTCGTTTGCAAGAGTATGCACAAAAAGTAGGTATTCCTACACCTGTTTATCAGACTCTCAAGGAAGGCCCTTCGCATGAACCTGTCTTCAAGTCAACTGTTATTGTTAAAGATGTTAGATATGATTCTCTTCCTGGTTTTTTCAACCGCAAAGCTGCAGAACAGTCTGCTGCTGAGATTGCATTATCGGAGATTCACAAGTCAGGCCTCATGACAGAAAACATGCCCACAGTT CATGAGACTGGCCTCTGCAAAAATCTGCTCCAGGAGTATGCTCAGAAAATGAACTATGCAATCCCATCTTATATCTGCACCAAAAGTTCCTCTGGAGCAACACCATTTATATGTACTGTTGAGATAGGAGGAATTCAATATATAGGAGCTGCAGCTAGAACAAAAAAGGAAGCTGAGATAAAAGCTGCGAGAACTGCTCTTTTGGCTATACAAA GTCAGTCTAAGGCAGGTATTGATGGTGCTTGCCAGTACACTGTGCTTCCTGGCAAACGGAAAGTTAAGGAACTAAAGGCGGAAACTGAAGTAATGAAGAAGATCAAATCTAAGAAGTCTAGTTTCAGGAAGAAATGGTCCAAAA ATATGCTGCACCCATAA